The following is a genomic window from Atribacterota bacterium.
TGGAAAAACTGTGGAAGAAGAAAAAATATTGGTTAATACTGAAGAAGGTATAGGTCAATATATTAATATGGGAGTACTTGCTTTAGGGATAAGCCTACCAGAGGAGAACATCAATAAATTTATCATTTATATAAAAATGATACAGACTTATCAAAAAAAGGTTAATATTACCTCAATTCAGGACACTTTTGATATTATTAATAAGCATTTTTTGGATTCACTTTCTTGTATTGGTATTATAAATAATCTAGGGAAAACATTTCAGCAGGGAAAAAGGTTAAAAATCATTGATGTTGGTAGTGGTGCAGGATTTCCTGGAGTTCCTGTAAAGATGGTTTTATCAGATGCCAGTATGTGTCTATTAGAAGCAAGAAAAAATAGAATACTATTTTTAAGGGAAGTAATTGATAAGTTAGAACTAACTGATACCAAGGTGGTACAGGATAGAGCTGAAAAGATAGGCAAGGCAGCAGAATTTAGAGAAAAATACCATATAGTATTATCAAGGGCTGTTGCTACCCTTGGTGTCCTATGTGAGTACTGTCTTCCTTTATGCCAGATAAATGGTGTCATGATTGCCTTTAAAGGTAGTTCCTATCATGAGGAGTTATCTGACAATAAAGAAGTGATAGAAAGATTGGGAGGAATCATGGAGAGTATTAATGTAGTCAGAATTCCTCATTCAAATCATCTTCGTTATATTTTAGTTATTCGCAAAATAAAACCAACTCCAGAAAGATTTCCACGAAAAAATGGTATTCCTCAGAAAAGGCCTTTGTATTTTAAATGATTTTTTGATAATATTAGATTACTTCAGACATAAAATAACTTTTTGAAGAGATTAACGGCTTATAATGGGATAGTTTTGGAGCATGAATAAAAAATTGGTTTATTGCTGACAGATAAAATGGGATTTTAAAAGAGAGTAGATTCTAAGTTTTGCCAATATGTTCCACGTGGAACATTGATTTTTTAAATAAGGGGACTTATCCATAATGAGTAAAATAATTGCTATTAGTAATCAGAAAGGTGGAGTGGGAAAGACCACCACTGCCATTAATTTAAGTGCCTTTTTAGCTTTAGAAGGAAAGAAAGTATTATTAATTGATATTGATCCCCAGGGTAACGCCAGTAGTGGAATAGGCATAGAACGCTCTAAAATTGAGAAAAATATATATGATAGCTTGATTAATCAAGTTCCGGTTCAGGAGGTTCTAGTTCCCAGCCAGATTGAAAATCTTGATGTTTTACCTTCTACACTTCAATTAGCTGGTGCAGAGATTGAATTGGTGAATTATATTTCTCGGGAAAATCGCTTAAAACAACTTATTCGTCCAATTAAAGAGAAATATGATTATATTATTATTGATACCCCGCCCTCCCTTGGCTTGCTTACCTTAAATTCTCTTAATGCTGCCAATTCGGTTATTATTCCGGTACAATGTGAATATTATGCTTTAGAAGGAATTGGTCAATTATTGAACACTATAACTCTGGTGAAGGAAAATTTAAATCCCAATTTATCCATCGAGGGAATTTTATTAACCATGTATGATGCAAGGAATAATTTATCTAAAGAGGTAGTAGAGGAGATTGATAAACATTTTCATGGCAGTATTTTTCAGGTAATTATCCCTCGCAATGTACGTTTAAGTGAAGCTCCTAGTTATGGTCAACCGATTGTTATCTATGAGGCAAAGTCTAGAGGTTCACAAGCTTATCAAAAGTTAGCACAGGAGGTAATTGCTCATGGTTAAGAAGGGTTTGGGAAAAGGAATAGAATCGATAATACCAATTTCCAATATCAAAGATAGGACTTATGTTATGGAAGTGGATATTGACCAACTAACCCCCAATCTTTATCAACCAAGACAGGATTTTGATCAGGAGAAAATGGATGAGTTAAAGGAATCGATAAAAGCACATGGGATTATACAGCCAATTATTGTACGGGAATCAACCCAAGGATATGAAATAGTGGCTGGGGAAAGAAGATTGAAGGCTGCCAGAGAATTGGGCTTGGAAAAAATTCCGGTTATTATCAGGCAATTCAATAATCTTAAGACTTTTGAAGTTGCTTTAGTGGAAAACATACAAAGAGAGGATCTTAATCCAATAGAACAAGCGTTTGCCTTTAAAAGATTGGTGGAAGAATTTCACCTTACTCATCAAGAATTAGCAGCCATAACTGGAAAGAGTAGAGCTTTTGTGAGTAATACTTTGCGTTTGCTTAATTTAAATGAATGGGTCAGGGAAAGATTGGCCTCGGGGAAAATTAGTTTTGGACATGCTAAGGTCTTATTAAGTTTGGAAGACAAACAGGTACAACAGGAATTTGGTCAGAAAATAATCGAACAGGAATTATCAGTAAGAGACTTAGAAAAGCTGATAGAGCGTTGGATAAAAAAGAAGGATAAAATTATTGCCTCTGATAAAAAGAAAATGCAATACTTTCCTGAATTGGAGAAAAAACTGATAGCAAAATTAGGTACCAAAGTAAATGTTAAATTTGGCGGAAAAAGAGGTAAGATTACTATCGAATTTTATAGTAATGAAGATTTAAATAGAATTTCTGGTATTATGTTAGATTAATCTTTTGATTATATGCCTTCTTTGGCAACTATTTATAGTAGCTAAAGGTAATAATAAACTATTTGAGTTAGAGAGGTTTTGGTTTAATATGAAAGAAAAAGTTTTTAATAATATAATCTTTGTTTTACTTATTATTCTATTATTGATATTATCTTTAAAATGTTTTTTAGTATCCTTTGGTATTATCAAAGCAGAATATCTAATTAGTGTGGTAAATGAGAACCTGCATTTAATTTACTCCAGCCTCATCCATCAAATTGTTCTTGCTTTAATTGGATTAGCGATATTTGTTTTTGTTCTTTATCTAATATGGTTAAAGCAAAAAATGATTCAACAGCTACCATATGTTAAAATTATTACTGATTCTGGGGAAATAAAAATTTCAACATTTTCCCTCGAACAGATAATCTTAAGTATCCTTAATGATATAGAAGGAGTAAGAAATATAAAACCGGAAATAAAAGTTCAAAAAGGTGGAGATATTAAAACCATATTACAGCTGGTTATTGCCAAAGATTGCCATATACCGGATACTGCAAACCTCATTCAGCGAAAGTTAAAGGAAGAGCTCCCCAAAATAAGTGGAGTTGAAATAAAAGAGGTAAAAATTAATGTAGAGAAGATTGATTACGAGTAACATTAAAGAAATCCAAAATAAGGAGGTTATAAATCCATGGCTATTACTGAAAATGAAAAGAATGAACATAAATCGGAAGTAGATAAGCAAGATTTAGAGCTAGGAAATATATCAGTTTCCAAAGATGTTGTAGCTATTATAGTGGCAATGGAAGCAACTAAAGTAAAAGGCGTAGTAGGCTTAACAGCAGGCAGAAAAGGGATGTCCGCACCATTACTGGATAAAAATAATTTAACTAAGGGAATCGATGTTTCAATGAATCAGAATCAGAAAGAAGTTGCCATCACCATCTCGCTAGTAGCCGACTATACAGTTGGAATTTACCAGACTGCCAGAGAAACTCAGAAAAATGTAAAAAAGGCTGTTGAGACCATGGCTGGTTTAAAAGTATCTAAGGTTGATATAAACGTTCTTGATGTTAAATTTAAAGAAGATGTAGAAAAAGAAAAGGGGAAGGAAGATATTAAAAAAGAATCCCAGGGCGAAGCAAAAGAACAAACCGATGCTCTTAAAAATAAATAATAAGAGATAAAAGTTTAGCATAAACTGAAAAATTAAAAATATTTCTCTAGAATTCCAATATTTTTGGGGAAATATTTTTAATTTTAAATTACTTAAAGGCGGAGATTTTTTTGAGTGAAAGCATTAAATTAATTTCAGTTATTATTCTTATCATTATTATGTTGAGATTGAGGTGGGACCTTGGTTTAACTATGTTTCTAGCTTCAGTTTCTCTAGGCTTTCTGTTTCATATTGGCTTTAAAGGTTTGTTATATAATATTTATCTCGCTATTATTGATCCGACTACATTACAACTAATTGGGATTGTGGTATTAGTTTATTTTTTAAGTGGAATTTTAAAAAGAACAAAAAATATGGAAGGAATTGTTAATCCTTTACAGTATATAGTTAATGATTATCGGCTAGTTCTTTTTTTAATTGCCTCCTTTTTAGGTTTAATTCCCATGCCTGCCGGTGCTATGTTTTCAGCTCCTTTATTGAAAGAGATTGGAGAAGAAAATCAAATGAGTTCTGAAGATATTATGTTGTCCAATTATTGGTTTCGCCATGTCTGGGAATTCTTCTGGCCGCTGATTCCCGGAGTAGTTCTCTATGTCTCAGTTATAGGAGTAAGTTTTCGAGAAATAATGACAGTCCAAATTCCCTTAAGCATCTTTGCCTTGTTTGTTGGATTTTTTTGGATGTATCTTAATTTAGGAAAAAGAAATAAAAATAAGATAATCCATAATAACTATAAGCAGCATCTTTTAGTATTTTTAAATAGTGTTTGGCCTATATTGCTTATTATATTTTTAGTATTATTCTGTAAGGCTAATTTGCTTATATCATTAGGCATAAACATTATTTTGCTGCTGATAGTAAAGAGAATATCAGCGAGAACTTTCCGAAAAATTATTATTCATGATATTTCTGTCAAAGTTGTTCTGATGATTGTTGGGATTATGCTATTCAAACAAATATTAAATAGCACCAATTCCCTTGAACCAATTTCTCAATTCCTATCCGCAATAGGAGTCAATATATGGATTATTTTGTTTTTTATTCCTTTTTTGTTAGGATTTTTAACAGGAATTACTGCTGGTTATATTGGAGTAAGCTTTCCTATTATATTACCATTAATGATAAATGATGGTTCTTTGAATTTATCTATGGCCATGTTTGCTTACCTGGGAGGCTTTTCGGGCATGATGATTTCTCCCATGCATTTATGCCTAGCTTTGACTGTGGAATATTTAAAGGTTGATGTATCCAAATTTTATAAAAAATTGTCTTTAAATTTGTTCATTTTTATTGTTATCAGCACTGCATATATTTTATTACTTAATAGATAGTTCCTAATATTCTAAATTTCTGATAATTATAAAATATACTTAATATTTTAATATAATATAGCCTAATTTAGATTCAAATCATTTTCTACTGACGAAGCAGGTTAATAAAGTCAGGATACCAGGATACTTAGAATAGTATAAAATAAACATTTTTTATTGTTTACTCTAATCAGAAATTTCCATCTGATAAGATGAGAGGAGAACATATTCCTACTATTTATGTTTATTCTCTGGTAGAATAAACATAAATATCATATTGACTGGATTACTTCTTTCCGAAGGAAGTTTTTGGAAAACATAAAGTTAATTATGGTTACTTATTATTTCATATGATCTACTTAATGCTCTGATATTTATATTGATCAAGACCTAGAGCCTACAAACTAATAGCGGATGGTGATTCCTTATTACAGTATAAGATAGCCCAATCATCATATTTTAGTTGGTGTGATAAAAAAGATAAAATAATATTTCTAAAAATAAGGAAAATAAGGAAAGGATGGTTAGAGTTATTGTGAAAATAAATTTTCTGGGCGCAGCCCGGGTAGTAACAGGTTCTAATTTTATGCTGGAAATAGGAGAAAGAAAAATCTTAGTGGATTGCGGAATGTTTCAAGGAAGTCGACAGCTTAATAGGTTGAACTTCCAACCATTTCCTTATCAACCAGAGGACATCGATTTTCTAATATTATCCCATGCTCATATTGATCATAGCGGGCGTATTCCCAGCTTAATAAAAGCTGGCTTTAAGGGGAAAATATATTGTACTAAAGCAACTCATGATTTATGTTCTATTATGCTTCCGGATAGTGGTTATATCCAGGAGATGGAAACAGAATGGGACAATCGCAAGAGAAGCCGCGCTGACCAACCATTACGTAAGCCTCTTTATACAGCGGAAGAAGCAACCGATAGTTTGAAGTATTTTTCTCCGGTCTTATACAATCAAAAGATTACCATAGATGACACTTTTACCTTTCGTTTTCAGGATGCTGGTCATATTCTTGGTTCCTCTATTGTGGAACTCTGGATTAATGAAGAAGGAAATAATCTTAAAATAGTTTTCAGTGGAGATTTGGGAAGAAAAAATAAGCCAATTATTAGAGATCCAGCAATTATTGAAGAAGCAGATTATCTTATACTCGATTCCACTTATGGTAATAGAATACATCCCTCTCTGGATAATGAAGCTGCTAAGTTGATACCCATAATGATAGAAACCAGTAAAAGGGGTGGCAATGTAGTCATACCATCTTTTGCCATACAGCGTGCTCAGGACATTATTTATGAGTTAAACAAATATTACGATCAAATTATTGCAGTTAAAGATGATAGTTTTCTAGATATACCGGTATATATTGATAGTCCTCTTACTATTTCTGCTACAGAAATATTTATACGAAATCCAGACTGTTTTGATGCAGAAACTCTCGCTTTAATAAAAAAGGGACATAATCCGTTAGATTTTCATAATCTTCATTTTACTAGAACTACCCAGGAATCTAAAGAATTGAATGCATCTCCAGAAAGCAAGCTAATAATTTCTGCTAGTGGGATGTGTACTGCTGGTCGAATTAAACATCACCTGAAGCATAACTTATGGAGAAAAGAATCAAGCATTGTTTTTGTTGGTTATCAGGCAGAAGGTACCCTGGGTCGTAGAATTCAAGATGGAACAAAAAAGGTAAGAATATTTGGAGAAGAAATTAGCGTGAATGCCGAGATACATGTTCTAGAAGGATTTTCAGGACATGCTGACCAGGAAGAAATAATACAATGGTTAAGAAACTTCAAAAAAAGGCCAAAAAAAGTTTTTCTGATTCACGGTGAACAGGATTCATTGGATACTATCTCAGATTTAATCCAGCGCGAATTAAAAATGGATACCATCATCCCCCAAATAGGAGATGATTTCTTAATTAAAGG
Proteins encoded in this region:
- the rsmG gene encoding 16S rRNA (guanine(527)-N(7))-methyltransferase RsmG — translated: MEEEKILVNTEEGIGQYINMGVLALGISLPEENINKFIIYIKMIQTYQKKVNITSIQDTFDIINKHFLDSLSCIGIINNLGKTFQQGKRLKIIDVGSGAGFPGVPVKMVLSDASMCLLEARKNRILFLREVIDKLELTDTKVVQDRAEKIGKAAEFREKYHIVLSRAVATLGVLCEYCLPLCQINGVMIAFKGSSYHEELSDNKEVIERLGGIMESINVVRIPHSNHLRYILVIRKIKPTPERFPRKNGIPQKRPLYFK
- a CDS encoding AAA family ATPase, translated to MSKIIAISNQKGGVGKTTTAINLSAFLALEGKKVLLIDIDPQGNASSGIGIERSKIEKNIYDSLINQVPVQEVLVPSQIENLDVLPSTLQLAGAEIELVNYISRENRLKQLIRPIKEKYDYIIIDTPPSLGLLTLNSLNAANSVIIPVQCEYYALEGIGQLLNTITLVKENLNPNLSIEGILLTMYDARNNLSKEVVEEIDKHFHGSIFQVIIPRNVRLSEAPSYGQPIVIYEAKSRGSQAYQKLAQEVIAHG
- a CDS encoding ParB/RepB/Spo0J family partition protein, with the translated sequence MVKKGLGKGIESIIPISNIKDRTYVMEVDIDQLTPNLYQPRQDFDQEKMDELKESIKAHGIIQPIIVRESTQGYEIVAGERRLKAARELGLEKIPVIIRQFNNLKTFEVALVENIQREDLNPIEQAFAFKRLVEEFHLTHQELAAITGKSRAFVSNTLRLLNLNEWVRERLASGKISFGHAKVLLSLEDKQVQQEFGQKIIEQELSVRDLEKLIERWIKKKDKIIASDKKKMQYFPELEKKLIAKLGTKVNVKFGGKRGKITIEFYSNEDLNRISGIMLD
- the amaP gene encoding alkaline shock response membrane anchor protein AmaP — its product is MKEKVFNNIIFVLLIILLLILSLKCFLVSFGIIKAEYLISVVNENLHLIYSSLIHQIVLALIGLAIFVFVLYLIWLKQKMIQQLPYVKIITDSGEIKISTFSLEQIILSILNDIEGVRNIKPEIKVQKGGDIKTILQLVIAKDCHIPDTANLIQRKLKEELPKISGVEIKEVKINVEKIDYE
- a CDS encoding Asp23/Gls24 family envelope stress response protein; this translates as MAITENEKNEHKSEVDKQDLELGNISVSKDVVAIIVAMEATKVKGVVGLTAGRKGMSAPLLDKNNLTKGIDVSMNQNQKEVAITISLVADYTVGIYQTARETQKNVKKAVETMAGLKVSKVDINVLDVKFKEDVEKEKGKEDIKKESQGEAKEQTDALKNK
- a CDS encoding DUF401 family protein translates to MSESIKLISVIILIIIMLRLRWDLGLTMFLASVSLGFLFHIGFKGLLYNIYLAIIDPTTLQLIGIVVLVYFLSGILKRTKNMEGIVNPLQYIVNDYRLVLFLIASFLGLIPMPAGAMFSAPLLKEIGEENQMSSEDIMLSNYWFRHVWEFFWPLIPGVVLYVSVIGVSFREIMTVQIPLSIFALFVGFFWMYLNLGKRNKNKIIHNNYKQHLLVFLNSVWPILLIIFLVLFCKANLLISLGINIILLLIVKRISARTFRKIIIHDISVKVVLMIVGIMLFKQILNSTNSLEPISQFLSAIGVNIWIILFFIPFLLGFLTGITAGYIGVSFPIILPLMINDGSLNLSMAMFAYLGGFSGMMISPMHLCLALTVEYLKVDVSKFYKKLSLNLFIFIVISTAYILLLNR
- a CDS encoding MBL fold metallo-hydrolase — translated: MKINFLGAARVVTGSNFMLEIGERKILVDCGMFQGSRQLNRLNFQPFPYQPEDIDFLILSHAHIDHSGRIPSLIKAGFKGKIYCTKATHDLCSIMLPDSGYIQEMETEWDNRKRSRADQPLRKPLYTAEEATDSLKYFSPVLYNQKITIDDTFTFRFQDAGHILGSSIVELWINEEGNNLKIVFSGDLGRKNKPIIRDPAIIEEADYLILDSTYGNRIHPSLDNEAAKLIPIMIETSKRGGNVVIPSFAIQRAQDIIYELNKYYDQIIAVKDDSFLDIPVYIDSPLTISATEIFIRNPDCFDAETLALIKKGHNPLDFHNLHFTRTTQESKELNASPESKLIISASGMCTAGRIKHHLKHNLWRKESSIVFVGYQAEGTLGRRIQDGTKKVRIFGEEISVNAEIHVLEGFSGHADQEEIIQWLRNFKKRPKKVFLIHGEQDSLDTISDLIQRELKMDTIIPQIGDDFLIKGTGETVSVKEAKEEIRKEQQLLEEESEQLTELMNLVLEQLDEKTKEEISVTEVSELRNKIMELRKEGLELSVLMTNKSKNNSDKK